The following proteins are encoded in a genomic region of Brachypodium distachyon strain Bd21 chromosome 1, Brachypodium_distachyon_v3.0, whole genome shotgun sequence:
- the LOC100844398 gene encoding protein RTE1-HOMOLOG isoform X4, translated as METDRSRLNPMDPRRARFPCCIVWTPIPFISWLIPFIGHIGICREDGVILDFAGPNFVSVDNFAFGAVARYIQINGDECYKLLGTDLELTWDDTLKKGVQEFQNRNYNLFTCNCHSFVVNNLNRLFYSGHEKWNVVSLAAAMFLRGRWVSVASAAKALGPFAVVLFLGALLGGTTFLVGLLAFVALMTGWFLVGTYCIKGLVEL; from the exons ATGGAAACTGACAGAAGCCGGCTCAATCCAATGGACCCAAGAAGAGCTCGCTTTCCCTGTTGCATAGTATGGACTCCCATACCCTTCATCTCATGGTTGATACCGTTTATCGGTCACATTGGCATTTGCAGAGAAGATGGCGTAATCTTGGACTTTGCTGGTCCAAATTTTGTGTCAGTTGACAACTTTGCCTTTGGAGCAGTTGCGCGCTACATTCAGATAAATGGCGATGAG TGCTATAAGCTTCTTGGTACCGACTTAGAGTTGACATGGGACGACACGCTCAAGAAAGGCGTGCAGGAGTTCCAGAACAGGAACTACAACCTGTTCACCTGCAACTGCCACTCTTTTGTGGTGAACAATCTGAACAGGCTCTTCTACTCCGGCCATGAGAAATGGAACGTAGTCAGCCTAGCTGCGGCAATGTTCCTACGGGGTCGCTGGGTGAGCGTGGCATCTGCGGCGAAGGCCCTCGGACCGTTCGCCGTGGTGCTCTTCCTTGGGGCTCTCCTTGGCGGTACGACGTTCCTGGTCGGCCTGCTTGCCTTCGTCGCCTTAATGACCGGCTGGTTCCTTGTGGGTACTTACTGCATCAAGGGCCTTGTAGAGCTGTAA